A window of Panicum virgatum strain AP13 chromosome 8K, P.virgatum_v5, whole genome shotgun sequence contains these coding sequences:
- the LOC120644369 gene encoding uncharacterized protein LOC120644369 isoform X1 produces the protein MVILCAGHVAPSVHSNFLPGWLLLNNSPRMYCNAFLDMKLKRRNRNQWITSLSKGSSLQDIVPSVKPSRLLPTEELKTYPNTVPEDIFSTIRLDDSDAFYVLELRTSRAFSSSLLDKNSAILICLIDVDGDSLLQRIPAIYLGQATPGIKAEQSMPFQSGSVDAVTFKGSKLQRIKEVWIGLESGSWRLDGLSLKVIHGPVDPPKDISGTCELKFNGLQYTFEKINVPLGEDGASVAEARPVAIMDLSGVSLSDIQEGQLSSESTASVVKELKEDGLRQYADLKQSLLLYDAAIVLTGFSIFTLASNNNAAYSFLVGGIGGFLYLLLLQRSVDGLPVISSPSEAGSTQPSVSGFSGVRRPWLILSLVMVAGAVALKYGAGGDSFELTPTELFVGTAGFLANKVAVLLAAFKPIQSDLKGEDGSGDRT, from the exons ATGGTGATACTCTGTGCCGGGCATGTTGCTCCATCAGTTCATTCTAATTTTCTGCCCGGATGGCTACTGCTGAATAACAGCCCGAGAATGTATTGCAATGCCTTTCTCGATATGAAACTCAAAAGGCGAAACAGAAATCAGTGGATAACTTCTTTGTCCAAAGGATCTTCACTACAAG ATATTGTGCCCTCTGTAAAGCCTTCACGCCTTCTTCCAACAGAGGAACTAAAGACATATCCCAATACAGTTCCTGAGGACATATTTAGCACAATCAGATTGGATGACTCTGATGCATTCTATGTGCTAGAGCTTAGGACTAGTAGAGCATTTAGTTCCTCTTTGCTGGATAAAAATTCTGCAATCTTAATCTGCTTAATTGATGTTGATGGTGACTCCTTGTTACAAAGAATACCTGCAATCTATTTGGGTCAAGCTACGCCAGGAATAAAGGCAGAGCAGTCGATGCCCTTCCAAAGTGGTTCAGTTGATGCTGTGACTTTCAAGGGGTCTAAATTGCAAAGGATTAAAGAAGTCTGGATCGGTCTAGAATCAG GTTCATGGAGATTAGATGGTTTGAGCTTGAAAGTAATACATGGACCGGTTGATCCACCTAAAGATATTAGTGGAACATGTGAACTCAAGTTTAATGGTCTGCAATATACTTTTGAGAAAATCAATGTGCCTCTTGGAGAGGATGGAGCTTCAGTAGCTGAAGCCAGGCCTGTGGCTATCATGGACCTGTCAGGAGTTAGCCTTTCTGATATTCAAGAAGGGCAGTTATCGTCAGAGAGCACTGCTTCAGTTGTTAAGGAATTGAAAGAGGATGGTTTGAGACAATATGCTGATCTCAAGCAATCTTTGCTGCTCTATGATGCGGCTATAGTGCTAACAGGTTTCTCCATCTTCACTTTGGCTTCCAACAACAATGCTGCCTACTCTTTCCTGGTTGGTGGAATTGGAGGATTCCTCTATCTGCTGCTACTACAAAGGTCTGTCGATGGGTTGCCTGTGATTAGTTCGCCCTCAGAAGCGGGGAGCACACAGCCATCTGTAAGTGGTTTCAGTGGCGTAAGAAGGCCATGGTTGATATTGTCATTGGTAATGGTTGCGGGAGCTGTTGCATTGAAGTATGGTGCTGGCGGTGACAGCTTCGAGCTGACACCAACCGAGCTCTTTGTCGGCACTGCGGGCTTCCTGGCAAACAAGGTCGCAGTTCTTCTGGCAGCATTCAAACCCATACAAAGTGATTTGAAGGGGGAAGATGGATCTGGTGACAGGACTTAA
- the LOC120644369 gene encoding blue copper protein-like isoform X2, translating into MPHKPLTSLLIYSSLTRFSHQLASRDAESTSVASASIARPFFQMPAMANPAMLFTVAILALVSAAGASGNATASPSAGGNAAMGTGPTKNTTSPPFGTNHAVGDGTGWFFDWKANASAANYSAWAANRTFYLGDYLSFKTDTGNTVVHTTNTTAYGLCRAAGVAANGSSGWKPEGAFLAVMLTAEGANYFFSDAGNGDHCRKGMRFEVAVSHGRGLPSVPASYYEPLSGAPAGMPDGGAVATWVAFVAALAAVLVL; encoded by the exons atGCCCCATAAACCGTTGACATCGCTATTAATTTACTCCTCGCTGACAAGATTTAGTCACCAGTTAGCATCTCGGGATGCAGAGTCCACTTCAGTAGCATCAGCTAGCATAGCACGGCCGTTCTTCCAGATGCCAGCCATGGCCAATCCTGCAATGTTGTTCACAGTAGCAATCCTTGCTCtcgtctccgccgccggcgcttctGGCAATGCGACGGCGAGCCCGAGCGCCGGCGGTAACGCCGCGATGGGCACGGGCCCGACCAAGAACACGACGTCGCCGCCGTTTGGCACGAACCACGCCGTCGGCGACGGCACCGGGTGGTTCTTCGACTGGAAGGCCAACGCCTCCGCCGCCAACTACTCCGCCTGGGCCGCCAACCGCACCTTCTACCTCGGCGACTACCTCA GCTTCAAGACGGACACGGGCAACACGGTGGTGCACACGACCAACACCACGGCGTACGGGCTCTGCCGCGCCGCTGGCGTCGCGGCGAACGGCAGCAGCGGGTGGAAGCCGGAGGGGGCGTTCCTGGCCGTGATGCTGACGGCGGAGGGCGCCAACTACTTCTTCTCGGACGCCGGGAACGGCGACCACTGCCGGAAGGGGATGCGGTTCGAGGTCGCCGTCTCGCACGGCCGAGGGCTCCCGTCGGTGCCGGCGTCGTACTACGAGCCGCTCTCCGGCGCACCGGCTGGGATGCCGGACGGCGGGGCTGTGGCCACGTGGGTTGCCTTTGTTGCTGCCCTGGCTGCGGTATTGGTGTTGTGA
- the LOC120644370 gene encoding putative disease resistance protein RGA4: MSGLFASLSVGRAWEKLSSFLRVSSTAPSSSSSASQQDDLEELRKLERTMRRIRATLHDAEEHWNIREESAKLRLKELKEVAYDIEDVVDEYEYEVNRCELVALDRSVSVPNTGKRKHQEDNESSLAHPAIVAVPHDLVLRARKITERFNEIIHYSEHLNLSENDGQRRFAPDISSLRHTSSVVFEKSILGRDQDKVKIINKLSGEWRNVGNPVSVMAIVGMGGLGKTTLAQLVYNNPRVSQSFDKRAWVCVSEHFDVNTITRNIITSLTSEQCLYTELADLQMKLANEVNQRRVLLVLDDIWNERRDSWELFCKPLSAVKFCQIIVTTRSEQVARLIQTMPCYHLSCLSSDESWSLFSQAAFIAEKESDIPTNLRNIGKCIVQKCKGLPLAIKTLGSMLRFETDERRWDDVLKNELWDFEQPRNEVLPALELSYKHMPVHLRRCLISLVLYPKDSSLSVGEVIRLWEMLDLIHCDGSHDGYAEGELYLKELVQRSMLQMDAISYCLHDLVHDLACFLAGEEFYRIEGDPHTEIPQNVRYMSIHKYITTADISVFPHSVRAILVLRELGNMNQVMVPKALFSNCKKLRALDISHSKRLRMVLPDYMENLKLLRHLSLTEKPIMSMEPDPLYTLSVHIQNLALNKIGHLIRLHSLSDIRITQSCCSFNIRELRNINQVRELSIDGLSNVRHIRHANEAQLQRKKHLRSLHLGFHDVIEQCPCGLQPESVKIPHDQLLGSLRPHYNLRELSITSYDSAIYPSWLGDRSFFMLTIIRLSCGQSKHLPMLGGLPSLKNLHVSQMNSVEDIGRDLFVRQFAGDEYFPSLTNLNFMFLSEWSEWSVLGDAEPPLLNELSLFMCEKLSSLPLGPLRCLVILNLSECHSIATLPALLALRKLKIYGCSSLSEIPTLPSLSKLNISKCRKLSSIGLHPSFTTLQPHSSSDPGIGAVSSLPKLTECNLATCPNLSAVCYLPSLSTLDLMFRMRDELLYCLLNDLPSLNSLTISSSDVTSIHLKHKSLPSLTRLCLTCCHNLQYCDGLPILTSLEHLEVCHCPKLPIYNLHPSRLKTLIIK; this comes from the exons ATGTCAGGACTGTTTGCATCTCTGTCTGTAGGAAGGGCATGGGAGAAGCTCTCTTCCTTCCTGCGCGTTTCCTCCACGgcgccctcttcctcctcctcagcgAGCCAGCAGGACGACCTGGAGGAGCTGCGGAAGCTGGAGAGGACCATGCGGCGTATCCGGGCGACCCTGCATGATGCCGAGGAGCACTGGAACATCCGGGAGGAGTCTGCCAAGCTGCGGCTCAAGGAACTCAAGGAAGTGGCGTACGACATCGAGGATGTGGTCGACGAGTATGAATACGAGGTAAACCGGTGTGAACTGGTGGCTCTGGACCGATCTGTCAGCGTCCCAAACACCGGCAAGCGCAAGCATCAAGAG GATAATGAGTCCAGTTTGGCGCATCCTGCCATAGTGGCAGTTCCCCATGACTTGGTTCTTCGAGCAAGAAAAATAACTGAGAGATTCAATGAGATCATACATTACTCTGAACATTTGAATTTGTCAGAGAATGATGGACAGAGACGGTTTGCTCCAGATATCAGCAGTCTGCGGCACACTAGCTCTGTCGTATTTGAGAAGAGCATTTTGGGACGAGACCAAGACAAAGTCAAGATAATTAATAAGTTATCTGGGGAATGGCGAAATGTTGGAAATCCTGTTTCTGTCATGGCCATTGTTGGTATGGGTGGACTGGGCAAGACAACGCTAGCGCAGCTTGTCTATAACAACCCAAGGGTGAGCCAGTCCTTTGACAAGCGTGCCTGGGTTTGTGTGTCTGAGCATTTTGATGTCAATACAATTACAAGGAACATCATTACTTCCCTAACGAGTGAGCAGTGTTTGTATACTGAACTTGCTGATCTTCAGATGAAATTGGCAAATGAAGTAAATCAGAGAAGGGTTTTGCTTGTGTTGGATGACATATGGAATGAGAGAAGAGACTCTTGGGAGTTGTTCTGTAAGCCTCTATCAGCTGTGAAGTTCTGCCAGATCATAGTAACCACTCGGAGCGAGCAAGTCGCAAGATTGATACAGACTATGCCTTGCTATCACTTAAGTTGTCTGAGTTCTGATGAAAGTTGGTCATTGTTCAGTCAAGCGGCCTTTATTGCTGAGAAAGAATCTGATATTCCAACAAACCTGAGAAATATTGGCAAGTGTATCGTTCAAAAGTGTAAAGGCTTGCCACTAGCAATTAAGACACTAGGAAGCATGTTACGCTTTGAAACTGATGAAAGGAGATGGGATGATGTCCTAAAAAATGAATTGTGGGACTTTGAACAACCACGAAATGAGGTGCTACCAGCATTGGAATTGAGCTACAAGCACATGCCTGTACACTTAAGACGGTGCTTAATTTCGCTAGTTCTGTACCCTAAAGATTCTAGTCTTTCTGTTGGTGAAGTGATCCGATTGTGGGAAATGCTTGACTTGATTCATTGTGATGGAAGTCATGACGGCTATGCAGAAGGAGAACTGTATTTGAAGGAGTTAGTTCAGAGGTCAATGCTTCAGATGGATGCCATTTCATACTGCTTGCATGATCTTGTCCATGATCTTGCATGCTTTCTTGCTGGGGAGGAGTTCTACAGAATTGAAGGGGATCCACATACTGAAATTCCACAAAACGTTAGGTATATGTCCATACATAAATATATCACAACAGCTGACATTTCAGTTTTTCCACACTCCGTCAGGGCCATCTTAGTGCTACGAGAGTTAGGAAATATGAATCAAGTTATGGTTCCAAAAGCATTATTTTCCAACTGTAAGAAGTTGAGGGCCCTTGACATAAGTCACAGCAAGAGACTTCGAATGGTATTGCCTGACTACATGGAAAACCTGAAATTGCTACGCCATTTGTCGCTTACAGAAAAGCCAATTATGTCAATGGAACCGGACCCTCTGTATACACTATCGGTGCATATCCAGAATCTAGCACTAAACAAAATTGGGCATTTAATTAGGCTCCATTCTTTGTCAGATATACGCATCACCCAAAGTTGTTGCAGTTTCAACATAAGAGAGCTGAGGAACATCAACCAAGTTAGGGAGCTGAGTATTGATGGATTGAGTAACGTTCGTCATATCAGGCATGCAAATGAAGCCCAACTACAGAGGAAAAAACACCTCCGTTCACTACATTTGGGCTTCCATGATGTAATTGAACAGTGTCCATGTGGCCTGCAACCAGAATCAGTGAAAATACCACACGACCAACTACTTGGTAGCTTGCGACCACACTACAACCTACGTGAACTGAGCATAACTTCTTATGATTCAGCAATATACCCCAGTTGGCTAGGGGATCGTTCCTTCTTCATGTTGACAATCATAAGATTATCCTGTGGCCAATCCAAACACCTCCCAATGCTTGGTGGTTTACCTTCGCTCAAGAATCTCCATGTTAGCCAAATGAACTCAGTGGAAGACATTGGCCGTGACTTATTCGTCAGACAGTTTGCAGGAGATGAATACTTCCCTTCATTGACAAACCTGAATTTCATGTTCTTGTCGGAGTGGTCAGAATGGTCTGTATTGGGTGATGCTGAACCTCCATTGCTAAATGAACTTTCACTATTCATGTGCGAAAAACTGAGTTCTCTTCCATTGGGGCCACTTCGGTGTTTGGTAATCCTGAATCTTAGTGAGTGTCATAGCATTGCTACGTTACCTGCACTGCTTGCTCTTCGTAAACTAAAGATTTATGGATGTTCTAGTCTAAGCGAAATTCCTACTCTCCCATCACTTTCGAAATTGAACATATCGAAATGTCGAAAACTTAGTTCCATTGGTCTCCACCCCTCCTTCACCACCTTGCAGCCTCACAGCTCTTCAGACCCAGGTATTGGTGCAGTAAGTTCCCTCCCCAAGCTCACAGAATGCAACCTAGCGACCTGTCCAAATCTTAGTGCAGTTTGTTACCTCCCTTCACTCAGTACCTTAGATCTCATGTTTCGAATGAGAGATGAGTTACTGTACTGTCTGCTGAACGACCTCCCATCATTGAACAGCTTAACAATTTCTTCTAGTGATGTTACATCCATACATCTTAAACACAAAAGTCTTCCCTCACTTACAAGGCTCTGCTTAACATGCTGCCATAATCTCCAGTACTGTGATGGGCTTCCTATTCTCACTTCCCTTGAGCATCTGGAGGTTTGTCACTGCCCAAAGCTCCCTATATATAATCTGCATCCATCACGACTGAAAACTCTTATCATTAAGTAA